The following are encoded together in the Anopheles nili chromosome 3, idAnoNiliSN_F5_01, whole genome shotgun sequence genome:
- the LOC128723725 gene encoding uncharacterized protein LOC128723725, which yields MKQILIASLLCLSLAQATLFKKKIIFTSEADGSHGGHGGHGGFSLGGGSIGFSFGGGLHGGGAGNGGGGASGGYGGGAGGHGGGSGGYGGASGGHGGGSGGYGGASGGYGGASGGYGGGSGYGGAAGGGPVHSGSGAGGAHAGASASAGASASAGAGSGYSGQGNYDGHGHGQPLQPPTGHLTPPAGGQASSGYGGSYAHAHAHANAGVSSGGHVDHSSVPQGTPAHQPAPAPGHGGHGHHGGGHPAPPPPPTIVTVVKEVPVTVVKEVPVLVPHGGGGGGYGGQAASAGASASASAHASAGASSGAGGFDGHTGGYDGGAGGAGAGYGAHGGSGGGHGGHSGGSGGHGGGHGGLSFTKTITLEKSFNKHKHLLHHHGW from the exons ATGAAGCAAATCTTG ATCGCTTCACTCTTGTGCCTGTCACTCGCCCAGGCTACTTTGTTTAAGAAAAAGATTATCTTCACCTCCGAAGCTGACGGTAGCCACGGTGGCCACGGTGGTCACGGTGGCTTTTCCTTAGGAGGAGGAAGCATCGGTTTTTCGTTCGGTGGTGGTCTTCACGGCGGCGGTGCTGGtaatggtggtggaggtgcttccggtggatATGGAGGAGGTGCTGGTGGACATGGAGGAGGTTCTGGTGGATATggaggtgcttccggtggacATGGAGGTGGTTCCGGTGGATATGGAGGAGCTTCTGGTGGATATggaggtgcttccggtggatATGGAGGAGGTTCCGGCTACGGTGGAGCTGCCGGTGGAGGTCCAGTCCATTCCGGATCAGGTGCTGGCGGAGCGCACGCTggtgcaagtgcaagtgcaggTGCAAGTGCCAGTGCTGGAGCCGGAAGTGGCTATTCCGGACAGGGTAACTACGACGGCCATGGTCATGGACAACCGTTGCAGCCTCCAACCGGTCATCTAACACCTCCGGCCGGTGGTCAAGCTTCCAGTGGATACGGAGGCAGttacgcacacgcacacgctcacgCCAATGCTGGAGTCAGCTCGGGAGGACACGTCGATCATTCGAGCGTTCCCCAAGGAACACCAGCTCACCAACCAGCTCCGGCTCCCGGTCACGGTGGACATGGACACCACGGAGGAGGTCATccagctccaccaccaccaccaacgatcGTGACGGTTGTGAAGGAAGTCCCGGTGACGGTAGTGAAAGAGGTTCCGGTTCTGGTGCCacatggcggtggtggaggtggctaTGGAGGGCAGGCAGCCTCGGCcggtgcaagtgcaagtgcaagtgcacaCGCGAGTGCAGGTGCCAGTAGTGGAGCTGGTGGCTTCGATGGCCATACCGGAGGGTACGATGGTGGAGCGGGTGGAGCTGGAGCCGGATACGGTGCGCATGGTGGTAGTGGAGGTGGTCACGGAGGTCATAGTGGTGGTAGCGGAGGGCACGGTGGAGGTCATGGGGGATTGTCGTTCACCAAAACGATCACTCTCGAGAAGTCCTTCAACAAGCATAAACACTTGTTACACCATCACGGCTGGTAG